The Flavobacterium sp. CBA20B-1 genome includes the window ATCATTAAAAATCAATAAAAAGTGCTGATCAGATTCTTTAAACAATGCCTGAATTTGAAACGACAATGCCGAGCCAATAAACCCTTTTGCATGAATTTTATTACCTAATTTGTTAAACTGCTGTTGCAGTTGTTGCGTTTTGGTTGCTTGTTCAAATACTTTTTTAATACTCATTATTCTTGTGGTAAGGCATTTAAAGTGGCACGTTTAATAGTGTCTAATGGTTGAATAAGTTGCTCTTCGCCCGATTCTTTTGGAATTTTTGCTTTTATTTCAAATTCATTGAATTGATACAAAATAGAATTGGTGTTTTTTTGAATATTAGCAAGTAAATGAATGATTTCTTTACTGTTTAAAGGTTCCAATTCTAGTAACATATCCAAATTTTGAATATTGGTTTCAAGCAATGCCATACGTGCTTTCGTTTCCGGTCTGTTGTAAATTTCGGGTATGTTTTTTTTCAAAACAGCCGATTTTTCAACCAAAGCGTTGGCTTTTCGTGTTAAATTTGCCAAACTGGCATTGGGCGTAATGGTGAGTTCATTCACATAGTTACGCCAATCTTCCCAACTATTTAATTTAGAATTAACCGCAGGGTTTGTAGCCGCGACGGTAAATTTCCATTTTTGGTGTATATTTTTAACCATAGAATCTTGCGAAATCTTGCTGGTTGTATTTGGTGCTACAACAACCTCTTTTTTACAACTAATGGTAGCCGTTGCAAGCAGTATTAAAACAAATATATATTTCATAAAAATGTTCTGTAAATCAAACTACAAAATTACTAATATTGGCGGAACGAATTCGTTTAAAAAACAAATATTAGGGTGCTTTTGAGGAATTTTTGCAAAAGATTAAAAAAAAATAGTTACAAAGGCTATCTTTGTAAAAGAAATTAAACAACATGAACGATACCAAAATACTAATCATTGGAGCCTGCGGCCAAATTGGCTCTGAACTTACCTTAAAATTACGCGAAATATACGGAACAGACAACGTTATAGCATCAGACATTCGGAAAGGCGAACAAGATGTTTTTAAAACAGGACCTTTTGAACTAGTAGATGCTATGAATTACGAACAAGTTGAATCTTTGATAGACAAATATAAGGTTGATGAGGTTTATTTAATGGCGGCATTGCTTTCTGCGACTGCTGAGAAAAATCCGGCTTTTGCTTGGGATTTGAATATGAATTCGCTTTTTCACGTATTGAATTTAGCCAAAGAAGGCAAGATAAAAAAGATTTTTTGGCCATCGAGTATTGCCGTTTTTGGTCCAACAACTCCAAAACAAGATACACCACAATACACCGTTATGGAACCATCGACCGTTTACGGAATTTCCAAACAGGCAGGCGAACGCTGGTGTGAATATTACTTTAACAAATATGGTGTTGATGTACGCTCTATCCGTTATCCGGGATTAATTTCGTGGAAAACGCCTCCGGGTGGTGGCACAACAGATTATGCGGTGGATATTTATTACAAAGCAGTAGCAGAAAATAAATACACTTGTTTTTTAAGTGAAAACACCGAATTGCCAATGATGTATATGGATGATGCCATTCGTGCAACCATTGGAATTATGCAAGCTGATAAGGAACAAATAAAGATTCGATCGTCGTATAATCTATCTGCGATAAGCTTTACCCCTAAACAAATTGCAGCAGCTATTGCAAAAGAAAAAACTGGTTTCGAGATTTCTTATGCACCCGATTTCCGTCAGGAAATTGCCGATTCTTGGCCAAGCAGTATTAACGATGCCGAAGCCCGAAAAGATTGGAACTGGCAACACCACTACGATTTAGAACGCATGACCAAAGAGATGTTAGAAAATTTATCGGAATAGTTTGGTTTAAAAAAAAAATTTTTTTATCATTGTAAATTACAAAAAAATAGTACATTAGCATAAAAATACCTAAACTATAAATAATTAACTATGAAAAAAGTATTTTCACTTTTATTAATATGTTTACCATTAACATTCTTAGCGGTTTCATGTCACGAAGAAGAAGATCCGATTGTTAAAACTACGCCATATTCAAAGTATAAAGGTCCTTGGTCTGGAACTTATTCAGGGGGAGACTCAGGGATTATAGAATTTAGCGTGAAAGATGATGGATCAATTATTGGAACAATAGAATCTGATAATTTTCCTGAATCTGATATGAGTTTAAAAGGTAAAGTGACGATTGAGGGCGAAATTAATATAAGAATCCTTTATTTAAATGAAATTGATTGGGGTGGGTTCGTAGGAACGATAACTGAAACATCAGGATCTGGAACTTGGATAAATACTTCAGCAGGAAATATAACCGGCACATGGGTTGCAGGAAAATAATCAAATGAAATAAAATAAAAAAGGTGATGTAAATTTATGTTTACATCACCTTTTTCTTTTAAACACTACTCTTTTTTTAAGATGTAATTAACATCGAAGGGCATTCGTTTTTTAGAGAAGTATTTATATTTTTACAAACTAAATACGACTTAAATAGTATAAAAATAGACCAATTTAGTAAAATATTGTTAGGAGCGTTTTTATGGCAAAAAATATACAAACAGAATTCAACAGTAAAAAGCTGTTTACTTATGTAACAAAAGAAAAAAAAGATGTGGCAAGTATATACATATATGCCATTCTTAGTGGTTTGGTGCAACTAAGCATACCTTTGGGCATACAAGCAATTGTGAGTTTTGTGATGGGTGCAACCATGGTCACTTCGCTTTATATTTTAATAGGCTTCGTGGTTTTTGGAACTTTTTTAGCCGGATTTTTCCGTATAAGGGTGATGCAAATTATCGAAAAAATTCAACAAAAATTATTTGTAGAGTATTCATTAGCCATCGCAGATAAATTGCCTAAAATCAATTTAGCATCTACCAAAAAATATTATTTACCTGAATTGGTGAACCGTTTTTTTGATGTACCTAATCTGCAAAAAGGGATATCGAAAATTTTGCTCGAAATTCCAACAGCTTTAATACAAATTGTTTTTGGAATTTTACTTTTATCGTTCTACCATCCATGGTTTCTAGTATTTGGAGCTTTGGTTTGTATTTTGGTACTTTTAATCTTTAGATTTACATCAAGCTCTGGTATTGAATCAAGTTTAAAAGAAAGTGATAAAAAATACGAGGTAGCATCATGGCTAGAAGACATTGCCGGATCGGTTAAGACTTTTAAAATCAATTCAAAAAGCCACACTCATTTGCGGGGTACAGACAATCGCATTGTTTCTTATCTAAATCATAGAACAAGTCATTTTAAAGTATTGCTTTTTCAATATTGGACCATTGTTCTTTTTAAAGTTATAATTACCCTGTTAATGCTTTCCATAGGAACCTACTTATTGATCAATCAAGAGTTAAACATTGGGGCATTCGTTGCGGCTGAAATAGTTGTTTTAACCATACTTACAGCGGTTGAAAAGCTTATTAAAAGTCTAGAAAGTTATTACGACGTGATAACTTCGTTAACCAAATTAAGCAAAATAACCGAACTGCCCGAAGAGCATAATTCAGACATTGAAATTAAAAACAAAAAGAAAGGTATTGAAATGGCGTTTAAAGATGTAAGTATCCATTTTTACGACCAAAAGCCAATTATTTCCAACTTAAATTTTGAAATACAAAAAAATACCATAAATGTTATCAAAGGATACTTAGGATCGGGGAAATCTTTATTGCTAAATATGATGGCAGGTTTTTATGACCCAACCAACGGAACCATTATGTTTGACAAAGTACCATTTAATAATATAGACAAAGCCGCTTTTAGAGAACAAACCGGTATTTATATGGAAGATATGCACATTATTAAAGCCTCTCTTTTAGAAAATATCACTCTAAATAAAGAAGAATTTCAAACGCAAGATGTGCTAAATCTAGCGGAAGAATGGGGCGTGGAAGATTTTTCAAGTCAATTTACACAAGGTTTGTTAACACCCTTAAGCGAAACCGATACCGAATTATCATTTAGTTCACGAAAAAAAATACTGCTCTTGCGTGCCATGTTAGGCAATAAACGTTTATTGTTGTTAGAAGATCCTGTGGATGGAATGAACCAAGAGTTCATAGAAAAAATGAGGAACTATCTAATAAAGATAAAATCAGAAACAACAATCGTTATTGTATCCGAAAGCAAAGAATTAGAAAGCATTGCTGATCATATTTTTTCTGTTCAAAATGGCAGCGTATTCCAAGTAAAATAAACCTATTTTAAAAATTAAAAAGCAACAGCACCAATGAAACCAAAATCTTTTGAAAATATATACCACGTACATCGAAATTCAAGAGTAAAAAGGTGGTTCTACATTTTTATGGCATTGGCTATCATTACTCTTTTTTTGCCTTGGACCCAAAATATTAAAACCGCTGGAACCGTTACAACGCTTTACCAAGAGCAACGGCCACAGCAGCTCAATTCTCCCATTCCCGGACGTATCGTTAAATGGTATGTTAAAAATGGTGATTTTGTAAAAAAAGGAGATACAATTCTGAAGCTTTCTGAGGTGAAAGAAGATTATATGGATCCCATGCTTATCGATAGAACTGAAGAACAAGTAGCGGCCAAAAAAGGGGTTCGTGATTTTTATGAAGCAAAAGTAGGTACAACAAACGCCCAACTTGAAGCACTGAACAGTTCACGTGAATTGAAATTACAACAATTAAAGGTAAAAATTCAGCAGTTAAATAATAAATTAGCTGCAGAAGAAGCCGAATTAAAAGCGGCGGAAAATGCACTAACTTTATCGGCCGATCAATACGAACGCCAGCAAAAAATGTATAACGAAGGTTTGGTTTCGCTTACACAGTTTCAACAACGAAGCGTATCCTACCAAAATGCGCTCGCGAAAAAAACAGCAGCCGAAAACAAACTGGCACAAACCCATCAAGAAGTTATTGCAACAACCATTGAGCAAAACGCCACTATACAAGATTATACTGAAAAGCTAAGTAAAATTCAGGGAGATCGTTTTCAAAGTATGGGACAAATTGAAAGCAGCTCTGGCGAAATTGCAAAGCTTGAAAATCAAATGTCGAATTACAAAATCCGTCAAGGGTTGTATCATGTGTTGGCATCACAAGATGGTCAAATTGTGCAACTTCACAAATCGGGAATCGGGGAAATTTTAAAAGACGGCGAAAGCATCGGTTCCATTGTGCCTTTAAACGTGGATTATGCAGTTGAAATCTATATAAAACCTGTCGATTTGCCTTTGGTAAAACCCGGACAGCGGGTCATGTGTATTTTCGATGGTTTTCCTGCCATTGTTTTCTCAGGTTGGCCTAATACAAGCTACGGAACCTTTGCCGGAAAAGTAATCGCCGTAGAAAGCAACATTAATGCAAACGGACTTTTTAAGGCTTTGGTAGTTGAAGAAAAAGGCAAAAAACCTTGGCCTCCGCAAATAAAAATTGGTGCCGGTGTTCAAGGAATTGCTATTTTAAACGATGTACCTGTGTGGTATGAATTGTGGCGAAATATTAATGGATTCCCAGCCGATTACTATACCGTACAACCTGATAAATCTGAAAAGAAAGATGAAAAAAAGAAATAAATCGGTTGTTACCTTCTTCATGTTTTTCTGCACCTTTTTTGTTTTTGGGCAAGATACGTTGCGCATGAGTCATAAAGAATTTATTTCCATTGTAAAAAGCTATCATCCGCTGGCCTATTCGTATCGTTTGCAAAACCAAATAGCCGAAGCAGAAATCCAAAAGGCTCGAGGCAATTTTGATCCGATGCTCGATGGAAAAAATGGTTCAAAAACAATTGATGGCACACAATATTACAAAGAAACCAATGTGGGACTTGATATTCCAACTTGGTATGGTATCGAATTAAACGGAAGTTACAATTACATCAATGGAGAAAAATTGAACAACAGCGATACAAAAGGAGGTTTGTATCAATTTGGAGTGACTTTGCCATTGGCTAAAAATCTTTTGTACGATAAACGCCGCGCAATGTTAGACCAAGCAAAATTTGCTTTAGAAATGACTCAGGCAGAACAAAGACTGCTTACCAACGAATTGTTGTTGAATGCCGATAATGCGTATTGGAACTGGGTGCGGTTGTATGAAAACTATTTACTGCAAAGCCAAACGGTTGCTGTAAATGAACAGCGGTTTATTCTTACCAAAAAAACATACGAATACGGCGAAAGAGCTGCGATTGATACCACCGAAGTGGCTTCGCAATTACAAAGTTTCGTGGTGGAAAAAGAAAACGCATATCTTAGCTTTTTAAAAGCTACTCAAGAACTTTCATTGTTTTTATGGACCGAAAACCAGCAACCTTATCATATAGAGCAGTTAATCGTTCCTTCACAACGTATTACACAAGCAGAATCGTATGATAATTATGGAGTTTTGTTGGCTTTGATTGATCAAAGAAGCATGAACCAACATGCCGCTTTGCAGTATTATCAGCAAAAGAACAACATTTTAGAAAGCGAGCGCCGATTGAAAAGACAAAGTTTATTACCCAAATTAGATTTTACCTATAACTTTTTTAATAAAGAGAATTACCGAACAGAGTTGATTCCTTTTTTTCAAAATAATTATCAATATGGTTTAAAGTTAGAAATACCGCTTTTTTTAAGACAAGCCCGAGCAGATTATAAAATTGCAAAGTATAAAATAGAACAAAACCAATTAGATGTTGATTATAAACAGCAAGAATTACAAGCGAAAATTACGGCTTATAAGAACGAAGTTCTAAGTTACCAATCACAAATAAAGGTAATGGAAAACAATATTGAAAACTACAAACGTTTGTTATATGCCGAAGAAATACGTTTCAGCAATGGAGAAAGTTCACTTTTTTTAATCAATTCGCGTGAAAATAAATTGCTAGAAGCCGAACAAAAACTTTTGGATTTGCGTTTAAAGTTCATCAACAGCTACAATCAATTAAAATGGTTTAATGAAAATTTTGACGGATAATTTGTCAGATAGTTGATAATTAAAAAGCTTTATTTATTCTATTGTAGGTTAAAAAAACACGAAAACATGTTTGCTGATTTTCATACAACTATTCGTGTCTCACAGATAAAAAGAAGTAAGCTTTTTAAGTGGTAAATACGAAAGTAATTAGTTTAATCTGAACAAAACTTGCTAAAATGAAGCATTAAAAAAAGTTGCAATTGCAACTTTTTTTAATCGGTTAAATGTTGATATGTTATATGCTTTAAAAGACTTAGTTTCTACTCATTAACAAACGCAAAACGTACCAGAACAATAACATTAACGAAGCAAACAATGATAAAGCCGCTGCAATATATTGGTTGGTTCCAAAGTTGTTTTTAATTTGGTGGGTGTTGTATAAAATAGATCCTGATGCTAAAACAATCATTCCTACTGAAAACCATAAACCTAAATCGAAATTAAAAAGCATACCGGCAATGATTGCACCTATTGCCACAAAAAATCCGATGGCTAAAATGCTTCGTAGAAATGAAAAATCAGCTTTTGTACTAAATACAACAAAGGTTAATCCTAAAAACAAACTCCCTGTAATAATGGCTGCTTGGGTTAATAAATCAGTACTACCTGTATGAAAGATGGCAATATAAAGTATCGGCACAAATATTAATGCTTCAGCAATAATATACAAAAAATACCCTAAATATTGTTGAGGTAAGCTAGCGCTTTTGTATGTTATGTTTTGAGCAATATACGTCACTCCCATAAAGCCTCCTAAAAGCAACAACCACAAATATCCTTGAGTTAGACTAAGCATAAATGTTACTAAAGGCTCTATGCGCAAAAAAGCGGTTTCTAAAATCACAAACGCTACAATGCCCAACGCTAAGTTTAAGTAGGTTTTTTTGTAAAAAGTTGCTTGTTCTTGTTTGGTTGCTTCTGCGGCTAATTGATAAGTATTCATAAGAAATGTATTTTAGTTTTTACTATTTTAATGTATAAATATAAACAAGTTTTTTGTTGAAAAGAAAAATCTTATTTAAAAACTTTTTTATTGAAAAGAATTAAAAGACCTACTCCAACAGATATGGCTACGTCGGCAACGTTGAAAATAGCGTTAAAGAACGTAAATTGTTCGCCGCCCCAAAAAGGCAACCAATTAGGTAAATTTCCTCTCCAAATGGGGAAATAAAACATATCTACCACTTTTCCGTGAAACCAAGTTCCATAAGGGGCATCACTAAATAAAGTGGCAATTTGCCCATGACTGTCGTTAAAAAGCACTCCGTAAAAAACCGAATCGATAATATTACCAACTGCGCCTGCCAAAATCAAGGAAATGGCAACAATCAAAATTTTTGATCCTTTCTTTTTCACGGAATCATTCAACCAATATATAATACCAGCTACTGCGATGATTCTAAAAACGGTAAGCAACAGTTTTCCGTAATTTCCGGGCAGTTCTACACCCCAAGCCATTCCCTCGTTTTCTATAAAATGAATACGGAACCAGTCTAAGCCCAACACCTCAAATCCACCATCAATGGCATAAGTAGTTTTGATATATATTTTTGAAATTTGATCAATGATAATTACTACAATCGCTAAGAATAAAGCCTTGTTAAACGACATAATATGCAAAAATTTTGCACAAATGTAAGTTATTTAAAACAAAAAACGCTCTTAATTAAGAGCGTTTTATCATTTTTTAAATATTGTTTGATAGGTATTGTTTATTCTAATCGGTAAAGATGCTTGTTCTTGTATATAAAACACAACCCTGCCAAGTTAAAACCTACCAAATCTTCACTCGATTTTTGGGCGAAACGTATAATTTATCTCCTGGTTGAATGTCGAATGCCTTGTACCAAGAATCTACGTTTTGTAGCGGCACATACGAACGATACATTCCCGGAGCGTGTGGATCGGTTTTTACCTGATTTTTAATGGCTTCATCGCGCATTTTTGTTCTCCAGATGGTTCCCCACGAAATAAAGAAACGTTGTTCAGGCGTGTATCCATCAATCAATCCCGGACGGCCTTTATCTTGTAAATATAACTGTAATCCATCATACGCAGCATTTACTCCACCTAAATCGCCAATATTTTCTCCTAAAGTAAATTTACCATCTACAAATGTATTTGGAAGTGGTTCTAAAGCCGAGTATTGATCTGCCAAAGCTCCGCCTAATCCTGTGAACTGCTTTAAATCATCTTCTGTCCACCAGTTCACCAAGTTACCATCGGCATTGTATCGAGAACCAGAGTCATCAAAACCATGCGAAATTTCGTGACCAATTACCGCTCCAATTCCACCAAAATTCACAGCCATATCGGCCTTGTAATCGTAAAATGGCGGTTGTAAAATAGCGGCCGGAAACACAATTTCGTTGTTGGTTGGGTTAAAATATGCGTTTACCGTTTGTGGCGACATGCCCCATTTGGTTTTATCTACCGGTTTGCCGTATTCTGCCATGTTTTTTGCAAAACGCCAACGCGCTACGTTTTTCATGTTTTCGTAATAGGTTCCGCCATTTTCTGGTGCTTTTATCTCTAGTTTAGAATAATCTTCCCATTTATCTGGATATCCAATTTTCACGGTTGATTTACGCAATTTTTCAATAGCTCCCTGACGAGTTGCTGGAGTCATCCATGGTAAGTTGTTGATACGGTTTTCAAACGCCAAAAACACATAATCGATCATCTCTTTAGCCTTTGCTTTTGCTTCTGGCGGAAATTTCTTCTCCACATATAGTTTACCTAAAGCTTCGCCAACCGTTCCGTTCACAACCTGCAATGCTCGTTCTTCAATCGGGCGTTGCGCAATGGCTCCGGTTAAGGTTTTGCTGTAAAAATCAAAGTTCGCTTCATCAATCGCTGTGGTTAAAACTCCTGTGTTTTTGTTGATCAGCGTCCAACGCAAATACGCTTTCAATTCATCGGCACTAGCTGTTTTAAAGATATTTTCTAATGTTTCCATGTATTTTGGCATAGAAACCACTACTTGATCCACATTTTTTAATCCGGCTGCATTGAAATAATTATTCCAATTTACAGAAGGTGTTAGTTTTTGCAATTCGGCAACCGACATTGGATTGTAGGTTTTTCTACGATCGCGACGCTCCACACGGTCTAAACGTGCTTCAGCCATTTTGGTTTCTAAAGCCACAACTTGTGCCGCTTGTTTTTTAGCCGATGCTTCATCAATTCCTAAAAACTGCAACATACGGGCAACGTGTACTTCGTATTTTTGTTTTTTGTCTTGCGAATCGGCATCTTTTGAAACATAATAATCACGGTCGGGCAAACCGATGCTTCCTGGTGAAATATTTACTACATTTTTGTTAGAATCCATGGCATCGGCATACACATACATACCAAAAAATCCTAAGCCGCCTTCGGGCATTTTATCGGTAAGCAACGCCACCACATCTTTTGCGTTTTGTACTTTATTGATTTGATCTAATGTAGATTGAATAGGTTGAATGCCTAATTTGTTGCGGGTTTCTAAATCTAAATAGGTTTTAAAAACATTCACCGCTTTCATTTGATCCGATTTTGGATCTAATTTTTTATTGTTAACCGCTTCTTTCAAAATAGTCAACGCATCGATATCGGTATTCTGACGCAATTCATCAAAACTTCCCCAACGCGTTCTATCGGCAGGAATTTCGGTTTTGTCAAACCATTCCCCGTTTACATATCTAAAGAAATCATCGCCCGGTTTCACGTTTTTATCCATGTATTCCAAGTTGATTCCGTGGTTTTCGTTTGATTGATCTTGCGCCTGAACTGTTGCAGTTGCAATCATTAATAAGGTTGCAGGCAAGAACATAAATTTTTTATTCATTTTACAATTGATTAGGTATATATCCTTACAAAAATAAAAATATTGCCGAATTAAAAGACGGTTTTATAACTTATTTAACCGTTTTTAGTGGAAACGTTTTGTAATTTCGCACAAAATTGAAGTAATGAAGGATATTTTTTATCGATACAGATATTTGTTTCTAACCATTGGCGTATTGTCGGTTGTGATTCTGTTTTTGTTTTACAATGCCTTGAAACCCGAGAAACATTTACCTATTTATACACCTGCAATGGTAAATCCGGAGTTGGTGGATAGTTTGGTGCAGCACGAAAACAATAAACTAAAGCATCAAATTGCCGATTTTTCGTTTCAAAACCAAAACAATGAAACCATTACGCAAAAAGAGTATGAAAACGTAATTTATGTTGCCGATTTCTTTTTTACAACTTGCCCCACAATTTGTCCTAAAATGACCGATAATATGGTGTGGTTGCAAAATCAAATCAAAGATATGCCCGATGTGAAACTGCTTTCTTTTTCGGTTACTCCTGATATTGATACGCCTGAAGTATTGAGAAATTATGCCGATGAAAAAGGGGTGAACGATGCCAAATGGAACTTGCTCACCGGCGATAAAAAAGCGATTTATTATTTGGCACGACAATCATTTTTGGCGGTGAAGACCGAAACTACCGGAGAGTTGTATGATATGGTACACACCGAAAATTTTATTTTGGTAGATAAAAACAAACGCATTCGTGGTTTTTATGACGGAACGAACTTAGATCAAGACAAAGGCGATGGCACCAAAAATATGATGCAACTTCTAGAGGATATTAAATGGCTTCGAAATAAAAACTGATTTTTGATGTGCTTTTAATAGATGTTTAAAACATTTTTAAAACGCTGAAAAGCATATTTCAAAAGTTAAAATATTTATAAATGTTAAGTAATTGTAAAGGGGAATTTTCCAAACATTGGGATTTCCCTTTTTTAATAAGTAGATTTGCAATCTAAAATAAATCTAAATAAGATGATGACGCTGGATTTTGTGAAAAAGGGTCAAAAAGCAGAAATCCTTTCAATAAACACTTTTAAGGTGCCCTTGAAACTAATTGAAATGGGTTGTTTGCCGGGTAATATTGTAGAAGTGTTGCAAATTGCACCATTGTCTGACCCTATATATATAAAAGTAAACGATTCTTTTTTAAGCATTCGCAAAGATTTGGCAAAAGAAATTGAAGTGAAAATGATCTAACAACGCATGAAACAACTAAAAATAGCTTTAATTGGAAACCCAAATGTAGGAAAAACCTCGGTTTTTAATGCGTTAACAGGTTTAAACCAGCATGTGGGCAACTATCCGGGCGTTACTGTGGAACGCAAATCAGGATCGTTTCATTTATCAAAAGATACAAAGGCGAGTATTGTTGATTTGCCGGGTGTTTATTCCATTAATCCCACCTCAAAAGATGAAGAAATTGCTTTGAATGCTATTTTCGATGCATCGAACAAAGATTTTCCGGATGTGGTGGTGGTGGTTGCCGAAGTTGAAAACCTAAAACGCAATTTGTTGCTTTTTACACAAATGAAGGATTTAGGTTTTCCGGTGATTTTAGCTTTGAACATGGCAGATCAAATGGAAAAAAAAGGTATTTCTATTGATATACCTGCGTTGGAAAAAGCGTTGGATACCAAAATTGTGCTCCTTTCGGCAAGAAAAAAAGAAGGAGTAAACGCGTTAAAAGAAGCTGTTTTAGACTATGAAACATATACAACCGATTCTGTTTTTGACTTAAAAACCATAGACGAAGTCTATTTTTCGACTTTAGAACAGTTGTATCCCAATGAAAATCCTTATAAAGTGTGGCTTACGCAAACAGGCGTGTATTCTTTTGAAAATATAAGTCCGCTTGTTTCAAGCACCACCGATTTTACCAAATCTGCAGTTGAAATTAAAAAACTGCAACAGCGCGAAACCATTAAACGCTATCAGTTCATCAATACTATTTTAAAGGATACTTATACCATTGATACCACCAAAGCAACCGATATTCGTATGCGTTTTGATCGGGTTTTAACCCATAAAATCGGCGGATATGTGATTTTTTTCTTTGTATTGTTGTTAATCTATGGTTCTATATTTGAATTGGCAGCTTTTCCAATGGATTTTGTAGATGGTTTGTTTGCCGATTTATCTACTTGGGCTGCCGCTACATTTCCCGAAGGAAAACTTACTGATTTAATTGCCAACGGAATTATTCCCGGATTGGGCGGT containing:
- a CDS encoding lipoprotein signal peptidase — encoded protein: MSFNKALFLAIVVIIIDQISKIYIKTTYAIDGGFEVLGLDWFRIHFIENEGMAWGVELPGNYGKLLLTVFRIIAVAGIIYWLNDSVKKKGSKILIVAISLILAGAVGNIIDSVFYGVLFNDSHGQIATLFSDAPYGTWFHGKVVDMFYFPIWRGNLPNWLPFWGGEQFTFFNAIFNVADVAISVGVGLLILFNKKVFK
- a CDS encoding TolC family protein, coding for MKKRNKSVVTFFMFFCTFFVFGQDTLRMSHKEFISIVKSYHPLAYSYRLQNQIAEAEIQKARGNFDPMLDGKNGSKTIDGTQYYKETNVGLDIPTWYGIELNGSYNYINGEKLNNSDTKGGLYQFGVTLPLAKNLLYDKRRAMLDQAKFALEMTQAEQRLLTNELLLNADNAYWNWVRLYENYLLQSQTVAVNEQRFILTKKTYEYGERAAIDTTEVASQLQSFVVEKENAYLSFLKATQELSLFLWTENQQPYHIEQLIVPSQRITQAESYDNYGVLLALIDQRSMNQHAALQYYQQKNNILESERRLKRQSLLPKLDFTYNFFNKENYRTELIPFFQNNYQYGLKLEIPLFLRQARADYKIAKYKIEQNQLDVDYKQQELQAKITAYKNEVLSYQSQIKVMENNIENYKRLLYAEEIRFSNGESSLFLINSRENKLLEAEQKLLDLRLKFINSYNQLKWFNENFDG
- a CDS encoding peptidase domain-containing ABC transporter; this encodes MAKNIQTEFNSKKLFTYVTKEKKDVASIYIYAILSGLVQLSIPLGIQAIVSFVMGATMVTSLYILIGFVVFGTFLAGFFRIRVMQIIEKIQQKLFVEYSLAIADKLPKINLASTKKYYLPELVNRFFDVPNLQKGISKILLEIPTALIQIVFGILLLSFYHPWFLVFGALVCILVLLIFRFTSSSGIESSLKESDKKYEVASWLEDIAGSVKTFKINSKSHTHLRGTDNRIVSYLNHRTSHFKVLLFQYWTIVLFKVIITLLMLSIGTYLLINQELNIGAFVAAEIVVLTILTAVEKLIKSLESYYDVITSLTKLSKITELPEEHNSDIEIKNKKKGIEMAFKDVSIHFYDQKPIISNLNFEIQKNTINVIKGYLGSGKSLLLNMMAGFYDPTNGTIMFDKVPFNNIDKAAFREQTGIYMEDMHIIKASLLENITLNKEEFQTQDVLNLAEEWGVEDFSSQFTQGLLTPLSETDTELSFSSRKKILLLRAMLGNKRLLLLEDPVDGMNQEFIEKMRNYLIKIKSETTIVIVSESKELESIADHIFSVQNGSVFQVK
- a CDS encoding HlyD family secretion protein, which translates into the protein MKPKSFENIYHVHRNSRVKRWFYIFMALAIITLFLPWTQNIKTAGTVTTLYQEQRPQQLNSPIPGRIVKWYVKNGDFVKKGDTILKLSEVKEDYMDPMLIDRTEEQVAAKKGVRDFYEAKVGTTNAQLEALNSSRELKLQQLKVKIQQLNNKLAAEEAELKAAENALTLSADQYERQQKMYNEGLVSLTQFQQRSVSYQNALAKKTAAENKLAQTHQEVIATTIEQNATIQDYTEKLSKIQGDRFQSMGQIESSSGEIAKLENQMSNYKIRQGLYHVLASQDGQIVQLHKSGIGEILKDGESIGSIVPLNVDYAVEIYIKPVDLPLVKPGQRVMCIFDGFPAIVFSGWPNTSYGTFAGKVIAVESNINANGLFKALVVEEKGKKPWPPQIKIGAGVQGIAILNDVPVWYELWRNINGFPADYYTVQPDKSEKKDEKKK
- a CDS encoding NAD-dependent epimerase/dehydratase family protein codes for the protein MNDTKILIIGACGQIGSELTLKLREIYGTDNVIASDIRKGEQDVFKTGPFELVDAMNYEQVESLIDKYKVDEVYLMAALLSATAEKNPAFAWDLNMNSLFHVLNLAKEGKIKKIFWPSSIAVFGPTTPKQDTPQYTVMEPSTVYGISKQAGERWCEYYFNKYGVDVRSIRYPGLISWKTPPGGGTTDYAVDIYYKAVAENKYTCFLSENTELPMMYMDDAIRATIGIMQADKEQIKIRSSYNLSAISFTPKQIAAAIAKEKTGFEISYAPDFRQEIADSWPSSINDAEARKDWNWQHHYDLERMTKEMLENLSE
- a CDS encoding Bax inhibitor-1/YccA family protein, which translates into the protein MNTYQLAAEATKQEQATFYKKTYLNLALGIVAFVILETAFLRIEPLVTFMLSLTQGYLWLLLLGGFMGVTYIAQNITYKSASLPQQYLGYFLYIIAEALIFVPILYIAIFHTGSTDLLTQAAIITGSLFLGLTFVVFSTKADFSFLRSILAIGFFVAIGAIIAGMLFNFDLGLWFSVGMIVLASGSILYNTHQIKNNFGTNQYIAAALSLFASLMLLFWYVLRLLMSRN